From uncultured Pseudodesulfovibrio sp.:
AACAATCCCCTTAGAAATGAGCTCTCCGTCGAATTTTCTCTCACCCATTTATTCTATAGCCTAGAATGTATCATGTAGATATAATGAATTAATTTCACTACTGATGGAGAACTCATCTCTCCAAAGCTCATGATACCACCATATTCTCCTCCCCTCTCTAAAAACAATATTCGTATGGAAAACATGTTTCGATAAAAAAATACAAATATATCAAACTCCAAAACGAAACGTATACCATGAAAACAAGGGAGAATAATCGTCTGTCAGTAGCTTATATCTCACTGTGTAGTATCCAAAATTCTTTCCAATTGGATTAAATATTTCAGTTCCTTTCACGAAGGAATCTATTTTTTTCTATTTTTCACTCACACTTTTGATCAAAAGCGTTCCGATGATTATTCATATTTTGCTTTTTTTCTCGAAATAAACTGCATCAAAAAAACACTTCAAAACAACGTTTGCTTGATTTTTTCCGATATTCAGGGCACAAGGACTCTGCTCAATCCAAGATTGGGTCTATGCCCATCCCGGACTCTCTCGCCCGACAGACCATGTCGGACGGACATACCCATTTAGGAGGAAATTATGAAACGGACTATGACTCTCTTCATTGCTTTGGCGATCGCACTGTCCATGATCACCACGGCTTTTGCAGGCAATCTCACAGTTGCCACAGACACAAACTTCCCCCCGTTTGAATTCAAAGATCCCAAGACCGGCGAACATACCGGTTTCGATGTTGAAATTTGGGCCGCCATTGCCAAGGAAATCGGCGTACAATATGACCTGCAGCCCATGGCTTTCAAAGGTATCGTTCCCGGCCTGCAGTCTGCACAGCTCGACGCAGGTATTGCTGGCATGTCCATCACCGACAAGCGCAAAGAAGTTATCGATTTTTCTGATGGTTACTACGATTCAGGCCTCTTGCTTCTCGTAAAGGCTGACGAAACCGCTATCAAGGATATTAAAACCTTGGACGGTAAAGTCGTCGCAACCAAGCAAGGAACCACTAGCGTTGAGTTCCTCAAGGAAAACGCCAATCCCAAAGAAGTTAAATTATTCCCCAATGACAACGCCATGTTCATGGAATTGCTGACCGGCGGCGTGGATGCAGTCATGTTCGACAAGCCGGTTGTTGAGTCTTTCGTATCCAAACGCGGCAAAGGCGAAGTCAAGATCGTCGGTGATCTGTACGCAGGTCAACCTTACGGCATCGGCTTCCCCAAGGGTTCCGAACTGGTTGCCAAGGTCAACGCTGCTTTGAAGACACTCAAGGCCAACGGCACATACAGCACTCTTTACAAGAAATGGTTTGGTGTTGCCCCTCGTTAGTCTCTAATAATACTTGTTTTATCCTTGGGGGCGGCATAGGCCGCCCCCACTGTTTTTTTACACAGGGTGATATTATGGCTTTTGAATTCGAACCGTCCGTAATGATAGAATCTCTGCCCCTGCTCATGGGGGGCGCGAAGATGACCGTTATCCTGACCGTGGGCGGTCTGTTTTTCGGTTTCATCCTCGGTGTCGCCGCAGGCATGATGAAACTATCCCGAAATATTTTTGTGCGTAAACTGGCCGGCATTTATGTCGAAACAATTCGCGGCACCCCCATGCTCGTTCAGGCAATGTTTCTCTATTTCGGCGTTCCCATGGCTCTGGGCATACGCATACCAGCCGTTGTAGCGGGCATTATCATCATCGCCGTCAACTCCGGCGCATACATTGCTGAAATTGTGCGAGGTGCGGTCCAATCCATCAACCAAGGACAAGGAGAGGCTGGGCGCTCCATCGGCCTGAACCGTTTTCAGACCATGCGCTACGTAATCTGGCCTCAGGCTCTGCGCCGCATGATCCCGCCCCTTGGTAATCAGTTCATCATCAGCCTCAAGGACACCTCCCTGCTCATGATCATCGGTGTAGGCGAACTGCTCCGCACCGGAGACGAAATTGTGGCCGTCAACTTCCGTTCATTTGAGGTCTACCTCACCTGCGGTCTGGTCTATCTTGTTATGACAATGAGTATTGCCAAAGCCCTCAGAATCGTTGAAAAACGCATGGAAACCGTGGGCAAATAGAGAAATCATATGATCCAAATAAAGAATCTTCACAAAAGTTTCGGGGACCTCAAAGTCCTTAAAGGCGTGGACATAAACGTTGAAGCAGGACAGGTCGTGGTCATTATCGGCCCATCCGGTTCCGGTAAATCCACAGTACTTCGCTGCATCAACAAGTTGGAAAAACCGACTTCCGGCACCATCATCGTGGACGGATTCGACATCATGGACCCCAAAACCGATATTAACATGGTCCGAACGGAAGCCACCATGGTTTTCCAACAGTTCAATCTGTTCCCACACATGTCAGTGCTGGACAATGTCACACTTGGGCCGATCAAGGTCCGTGGTATGAAAAAAAGTGATGCCATGAGCCTTGGTATGAAACTTTTGAAAAAAGTCGGCTTAGGTGACAAAGCTGGGAACTATCCCGAACAGCTCTCCGGCGGCCAAAAACAACGTGTTGCCATTGCCCGTTCCTTGGCGCTTCAGCCCAAAGCAATCCTGTTCGACGAACCGACCTCTGCTCTTGACCCGGAATTGGTCGGAGAAGTGCTTGAGGTCATGAAACAACTCGCGCGCGAAGGCATGACCATGATCGTGGTGACGCATGAGATGGGTTTTGCCAAGGAAGTGGCTGATCGAGTCATCTTCATTGATGAGGGCAAAGTTCAGGTTGATACAGAC
This genomic window contains:
- the glnH gene encoding glutamine ABC transporter substrate-binding protein GlnH, whose amino-acid sequence is MKRTMTLFIALAIALSMITTAFAGNLTVATDTNFPPFEFKDPKTGEHTGFDVEIWAAIAKEIGVQYDLQPMAFKGIVPGLQSAQLDAGIAGMSITDKRKEVIDFSDGYYDSGLLLLVKADETAIKDIKTLDGKVVATKQGTTSVEFLKENANPKEVKLFPNDNAMFMELLTGGVDAVMFDKPVVESFVSKRGKGEVKIVGDLYAGQPYGIGFPKGSELVAKVNAALKTLKANGTYSTLYKKWFGVAPR
- a CDS encoding amino acid ABC transporter permease yields the protein MAFEFEPSVMIESLPLLMGGAKMTVILTVGGLFFGFILGVAAGMMKLSRNIFVRKLAGIYVETIRGTPMLVQAMFLYFGVPMALGIRIPAVVAGIIIIAVNSGAYIAEIVRGAVQSINQGQGEAGRSIGLNRFQTMRYVIWPQALRRMIPPLGNQFIISLKDTSLLMIIGVGELLRTGDEIVAVNFRSFEVYLTCGLVYLVMTMSIAKALRIVEKRMETVGK
- a CDS encoding amino acid ABC transporter ATP-binding protein — translated: MIQIKNLHKSFGDLKVLKGVDINVEAGQVVVIIGPSGSGKSTVLRCINKLEKPTSGTIIVDGFDIMDPKTDINMVRTEATMVFQQFNLFPHMSVLDNVTLGPIKVRGMKKSDAMSLGMKLLKKVGLGDKAGNYPEQLSGGQKQRVAIARSLALQPKAILFDEPTSALDPELVGEVLEVMKQLAREGMTMIVVTHEMGFAKEVADRVIFIDEGKVQVDTDPETFFAHSDNPRLKDFLGKVVSHV